A genome region from Triticum aestivum cultivar Chinese Spring chromosome 2B, IWGSC CS RefSeq v2.1, whole genome shotgun sequence includes the following:
- the LOC123044618 gene encoding uncharacterized protein, with product MMTARGSPRLSLLKKAVERDRASPPTSSVTKRRRGSPKEDRAQWNASLEKDLVDLLREHATPEHKGQNGWSSEAWNTIVKKFHQKNPYARYEKKKIQEKEKELKKEYKMIKEIRKQSGVSWDDWQCKILADPPLWKNIIISHPKAGKFKTKAFPLFEALGELHDGQTAEGTYNFTSIESSHCSTQSCLENLGGAGKNQGETSADDENLGGERVQIDEDVEEVYVQENIAVEPQQTQPNLATTPSRNGEEKEPKRRRGANGDVAAMMEKYLEIRTKQVEDERNKPRVVDEYSIKNYIDLLKTMDITPEEEVKAFRVFKIPENREIFMSARPETALMWLRAEME from the exons ATGATGACTGCTCGAGGGTCACCAAGGTTGAGCCTCCTCAAAAAAGCTGTCGAAAGGGATAGAGCATCACCTCCTACAAGCAGTGTGACAAAGAGGAGGAGAGGGTCTCCCAAAG AAGATAGAGCACAGTGGAATGCAAGCCTTGAGAAAGATCTTGTGGACTTGCTTCGTGAGCATGCTACACCTGAACATAAGGGTCAAAATGGATGGAGCTCAGAAGCATGGAATACGATAGTGAAGAAATTCCACCAGAAGAATCCTTATGCTAGGTACGAGAAGAAGAAAAtccaagaaaaggaaaaagagttaAAAAAAGAATACAAGATGATCAAAGAGATAAGGAAGCAAAGCGGCGTTTCATGGGACGACTGGCAGTGCAAGATTCTAGCGGATCCACCACTTTGGAAAAACATCATCATA TCACACCCTAAAGCTGGAAAGTTCAAGACAAAAGCCTTCCCTCTTTTTGAAGCTTTGGGAGAATTGCATGATG GCCAAACTGCAGAAGGGACATATAACTTCACCTCTATCGAGTCATCACATTGCTCAACTCAATCATGTCTTGAGAATCTTGGAGGAGCTGGcaagaatcaaggagaaacatcagCTGATGATGAGAATCTTGGAGGAGAAAGGGTGCAGATTGATGAAGATGTTGAGGAGGTGTACGTGCAAGAAAACATTGCTGTGGAGCCCCAGCAAACTCAACCAAATTTGGCTACTACACCCTCAAGAAATGGAGAAGAGAAAGAACcaaagagaaggaggggggcgaatGGTGATGTGGCTGCAATGATGGAGAAGTACTTGGAAATAAGGACGAAGCAGGTGGAGGATGAGAGGAATAAGCCAAGGGTCGTGGATGAGTACTCTATCAAAAACTACATTGATCTACTGAAAACAATGGACATCACACCTGAAGAAGAAGTCAAGGCTTTCCGAGTCTTCAAGATCCCTGAGAACCGAGAGATTTTCATGAGTGCCAGACCGGAGACTGCTCTTATGTGGCTGAGAGCTGAAATGGAATAA